One Pichia kudriavzevii chromosome 3, complete sequence genomic window carries:
- a CDS encoding uncharacterized protein (PKUD0C00400; similar to Saccharomyces cerevisiae YGR254W (ENO1) and YHR174W (ENO2); ancestral locus Anc_5.62) — protein sequence MSTVTKVFARSVYDSRGNPTVEVELTTAEGVFRTIVPSGASTGVHEALELRDGDKSKWLGKGVTKAVDNVNKIIAPALVEAKIPVTEQLKIDQFLINLDGTPNKGKLGANAILGVSLAVAKAAAAYEKVPLYQYIHKISGSKDAYVLPVPFMNVVNGGSHAGGSLAFQEFMIAPTGAESFSEALRMGSEVYHHLKSLTKKTYGQSAGNVGDEGGVAPDIHTPQEALDLIMSAIKAAGYEGKIDIAMDSASSEFYKNGKYDLAYKDPNSDGSKAITGSQLGDLYAELCKNYPIVSLEDPFAEDDWETWTNNFEKLPVQIVADDLTVTNPQRIKTAIEKKAASALLLKVNQIGTLSESIQAANDSFAAGWGVMVSHRSGETEDTFIADLTVGLRTGELKSGAPARSERMAKYNQLLRIEEELGDKAVYAGKKFRTAHEL from the coding sequence ATGTCCACTGTTACCAAAGTCTTTGCAAGATCTGTCTATGATTCCAGAGGTAACCCAactgttgaagttgaattaACCACTGCTGAAGGTGTCTTTAGAACCATTGTTCCATCTGGTGCATCTACCGGTGTCCACGAGGCTCTAGAACTAAGAGATGGCGACAAGTCCAAGTGGTTAGGCAAGGGTGTCACCAAGGCTGTCGACAATGTCAACAAGATTATTGCGCCAGCTTTAGTTGAGGCAAAGATTCCAGTTACTGAACAATTGAAGATTGACCAATTCTTGATCAACCTTGACGGTACTCCAAACAAGGGTAAGCTGGGTGCAAATGCCATTCTTGGTGTCTCCCTGGCTGTTGCTAAGGCTGCTGCAGCTTATGAGAAGGTTCCATTATACCAATACATCCATAAGATCTCCGGTTCCAAGGATGCTTATGTCTTGCCAGTTCCATTTATGAATGTCGTCAATGGTGGTTCCCACGCGGGCGGTTCCCTTGCCTTCCAAGAATTCATGATTGCTCCAACCGGTGCTGAATCCTTCTCTGAAGCTTTGAGAATGGGTTCTGAAGTTTACCACCACTTGAAGTCTCTGACCAAGAAGACCTACGGTCAATCCGCTGGTAACGTTGGTGACGAAGGTGGTGTTGCTCCAGATATCCACACCCCACAAGAAGCTCTTGACCTGATTATGTCTGCTATTAAGGCTGCAGGTTACGAGGGTAAGATTGACATTGCAATGGACTCTGCCTCCTCCGAATTCTACAAGAATGGTAAGTACGACTTGGCTTACAAGGATCCAAACTCCGACGGTTCCAAGGCCATCACTGGTTCCCAATTAGGTGACTTGTACGCTGAATTGTGTAAAAACTACCCAATTGTCTCCTTGGAAGATCCATTTGCAGAAGATGACTGGGAAACCTGGACTaacaactttgaaaagCTCCCTGTTCAAATTGTTGCAGATGACTTAACCGTCACCAACCCACAAAGAATCAAGACTGctattgaaaagaaggcTGCTTCTGCTTTGTTATTGAAGGTCAACCAAATTGGTACCTTGTCTGAATCCATCCAAGCTGCTAACGACTCCTTTGCAGCAGGTTGGGGTGTCATGGTTTCCCACAGATCTGGTGAAACCGAAGATACCTTCATTGCAGATTTGACTGTTGGTTTGAGAACCGGTGAATTGAAGTCTGGTGCTCCAGCTAGATCCGAAAGAATGGCTAAGTACAACCAATTATtaagaattgaagaagaattagGTGACAAGGCTGTCTACGCTGGTAAGAAGTTCAGAACTGCCCACGAATTATAA
- a CDS encoding uncharacterized protein (PKUD0C00420; similar to Saccharomyces cerevisiae YBR207W (FTH1); ancestral locus Anc_8.521), producing the protein MEIQFAFKFQDQVPPQKYTDRITMIDFEAIFSPQIFFIILRETIEAAIIVSVLLSFIKQNSYSAGGELTIDRRQYDSMRMQVWTGAFSGVSICAIIGAIFITLFYFIGTDLWSYTERIWEGMFSILSSVIIAIMGVSLLRINAMKNKWKASLVSSMQQHHHHHHHHHQGNEDEVVIADMQKQNLKDKYFLFFLPFITTLREGLEAVVFVGGIGVNQPVSSFPLAIAAGAILGVTIGCILYSGGNRMSIQYFLIASTCFLYLVAAGLMSRGVWFFELERFVQKVGQDTSETGSGPGSYDVANTIWHVNCCNGLTDGGWMIFNALLGWTNTATYGSVISYIGFWLFIILLLKSRTVFEREGYVRFIPLKWQLKKIKKRIIVDEMLAQELEELELSQVPPIANTGTSDGDRAPLLQ; encoded by the coding sequence ATGGAGATTCAATTTGCTTTCAAATTTCAAGACCAAGTACCACCTCAAAAGTACACGGACAGGATAACCATGATAGACTTTGAAGCTATATTTTCGCCAcagattttctttattattCTAAGGGAGACCATTGAGGCGGCCATCATTGTCTCTGTTCTCTTGTCCtttatcaaacaaaacTCATATTCAGCAGGTGGTGAATTAACAATCGATCGGAGACAATATGATTCGATGAGGATGCAAGTTTGGACGGGGGCGTTTAGTGGTGTCAGTATATGTGCCATTATTGGTGCAATTTTCATAACGCTCTTTTACTTTATTGGCACCGACTTGTGGAGTTACACGGAAAGAATATGGGAAGGTATGTTTTCCATCTTGAGCAGTGTCATTATTGCCATTATGGGTGTGTCTCTACTTAGGATCAATGCGATGAAGAACAAGTGGAAGGCAAGTTTAGTTTCGTCGATGCAGCAgcaccatcaccatcaccaccaccaccaccaagGGAATGAGGATGAAGTTGTTATTGCCGATATGCAAAAACAGAATTTGAAGGACAAGTactttttgttctttttgcCCTTTATCACAACTCTCAGAGAGGGGTTGGAGGCTGTTGTTTTCGTTGGTGGTATAGGGGTGAACCAGCCAGTTTCCTCCTTCCCGCTTGCTATTGCTGCGGGTGCCATTCTCGGGGTTACCATTGGATGCATCTTATACAGTGGTGGAAATAGAATGTctattcaatattttttgattgcatcAACTTGTTTCCTCTACTTGGTTGCGGCGGGACTAATGTCTAGGGGTGTTTGGTTTTTCGAATTGGAAAGGTTTGTTCAGAAAGTCGGTCAGGATACTAGTGAGACCGGTTCTGGTCCGGGAAGTTATGATGTTGCAAATACTATATGGCATGTCAACTGTTGTAATGGTTTGACCGATGGTGGGTGGATGATTTTCAATGCACTACTAGGATGGACCAACACGGCAACGTACGGTAGTGTCATCAGTTATATTGGGTTTTGGTTGTTCATCATATTACTATTAAAGTCAAGGACAGTTTTCGAAAGAGAAGGTTATGTTAGGTTTATCCCATTGAAATGGCAACTcaaaaagatcaaaaagCGCATAATTGTTGATGAGATGCTTGCCCAGGAGCTTGAAGAGTTGGAGCTATCTCAGGTGCCTCCTATAGCCAATACTGGAACTAGCGACGGCGATCGTGCACCCTTATTACAGTAG
- a CDS encoding uncharacterized protein (PKUD0C00380; similar to Saccharomyces cerevisiae YMR004W (MVP1); ancestral locus Anc_6.38), whose protein sequence is MSINYFTDVDPWSEEGRKEESLPVALGNSIHTTADSAGNNGTSDVSNNLNLFNELNTASSMMDSMLGSVEPIVDSGWGNYNSSSIIANNKLDLSTTTKDLNKLKLTPNTNSEQIDEYESESNEEDLVKPAEVKVWSDEEIKSFNPLSLKNSLDGISITVKEIPEKQGLVFKHINYLISHTLKFGSEYNIPESKKRPSNEDENITKVIRRYSDFAWLVEVLWKKYPFRLIPELPPKKFTSSSNDVVFLQKRRRGLQRFLYQLCKHPILSKENLVVMFLTVPNDFSNWKKFANIELNEEFDGVRLNLARRFKLDVSDIMKGLKDEESDFDDIDNEDNYEGRTDPLLKTRNELVINSINQLWNESPMNYKDKNFITNVAKMNDNLTRLAETWSKIYVLVERIERRELALSVDHQRFSNLLESLSKVDGEVFNMEDILNTKSGRANNEIHNMSIINSIMGQISKFFVNSKKLKEEEVQIINNDVFESFKRFQDYYISLHFLIERLMNFKLETEKEIQSLLQRIIRAIEKIKQCRSRSDIKGSEFERHVDILTESMDKLNMFISKIILVKTSFANELKLFQKVKYLLSEIFQDWFEQRSKYSEIQDGYVQRLMDDLRDMPLGT, encoded by the exons ATGTCGATAAATTACTTTACTGATGTGGATCCATGGTCTGAGGAAGGGAGGAAGGAAGAGAGTCTTCCTGTGGCACTTGGTAACTCTATACATACCACTGCAGATAGTGCTGGAAACAATGGAACTAGTGATGTGTCAAAcaacttgaatttgttcaatGAATTAAACACTGCATCCTCAATGATGGACTCGATGCTCGGTAGTGTCGAACCTATTGTGGATAGTGGATGGGGGAATTACAATTCTTCAAGTATAATTGCCAATAACAAATTAGACTTAAGCACAACTACCAAggatttgaacaaattgaagcTAACCCCAAATACCAACAGTGAACAAATTGACGAGTATGAAAGCGAAAGTAATGAGGAAGATCTGGTAAAGCCTGCTGAAGTCAAGGTCTGGTCAGACGAGGAGATAAAGTCCTTCAACCCATTaagcttgaaaaattcactGGATGGGATTTCGATAACTGTAAAAGAAATACCCGAAAAGCAAGGCTTGGTTTTCAAGCATATCAATTATCTGATTTCTCATACTCTGAAATTTGGATCTGAGTATAATATTCCCGAATCAAAGAAGAGGCCGtcaaatgaagatgaaaatataaCTAAAGTCATCAGAAGGTACAGCGATTTCGCTTGGTTGGTTGAGGTCTTATGGAAGAAGTATCCCTTCAGGTTGATTCCCGAGTTACCCCCTAAAAAGTTTACAT CTTCATCGAATGATgttgttttccttcaaaagaGAAGGCGTGGACTACAGAGGTTTTTGTATCAACTATGCAAACATCCCATTCTTTCCAAGGAAAATTTGGTTGTGATGTTCCTAACAGTTCCAAATGACTTTTCTaattggaagaaattcGCCAATATTGAGTTGAATGAGGAATTTGACGGCGTCAGGCTAAATTTGGCCAGACGATTCAAGCTAGATGTTTCAGATATTATGAAAGGTCTCAAAGATGAGGAAAGTGATTTTGATGACATTGATAATGAGGATAACTACGAGGGGAGAACTGATCCTCTTTTGAAGACCAGGAATGAGCTCGTCATCAATAGCATCAATCAATTATGGAACGAAAGCCCAATGAAttacaaagacaaaaatttcatcaccaaTGTTGCAAAAATGAATGACAATTTGACAAGATTGGCGGAGACGTGGTCTAAAATTTACGTGCTAGTGGAGAGAATTGAAAGGAGAGAACTTGCATTATCTGTTGATCACCAAAGGTTTTCCAACTTATTGGAGAGTTTATCCAAAGTAGATGGCGAGGTATTCAATATGGAGGATATATTAAATACCAAGAGTGGCCGAGCCAACAATGAAATACATAATATGTCGATAATTAATTCAATTATGGGGCAAATATCGAAGTTTTTCGTCAATTCGAAAAAgttaaaggaagaagaagtgCAAATAATCAACAATGATGTGTTTGAATCCTTCAAGCGATTTCAAGATTATTACATCAGCTTACACTTTCTCATTGAAAGGCTGATGAATTTCAAGTTGGAAACGGAAAAGGAGATTCAGAGCTTGTTACAAAGAATCATACGAGCaatagaaaaaatcaaacaatgtCGATCCAGATCTGACATCAAAGGTTCGGAATTTGAGAGACACGTGGACATATTAACCGAGTCAATGGATAAGTTGAATATGTTTATTTCCAAGATTATATTAGTAAAGACCAGTTTTGCAAATGAACTGaaattgtttcaaaagGTTAAGTACCTTCTCAGTGAGATTTTCCAAGACTGGTTTGAGCAACGGAGTAAGTATTCTGAAATACAGGATGGGTATGTTCAAAGATTAATGGACGATTTGAGAGATATGCCTTTAGGGACTTAA
- a CDS encoding uncharacterized protein (PKUD0C00360; similar to Saccharomyces cerevisiae YMR005W (TAF4); ancestral locus Anc_6.40) — MSSNEKAVTPLGDSASLSATGSSEKGTHNGQIAVNTAPATSSVGNTSININANATTHSNNTNTPASTTSSIKKKSSSKPHQTENHEALSDAVAASGVNIRAEEEAMIGGLSISKRQIEQNSFLKLGQLEWFMQKTLEEQGSKSIIVDNEVGNLISASCEFYMREIVTDLIVMMRHRRHASDAAANKAKGNKSSKGSKHSSSLHSGINSKSEISKALRDLAAKHKEREEKRIRRRVLLGLDEEKVEENLVQDHKQTNLTASLMMNGSKKSKYSWMQSSSTTSNSSFNSHGDNGIRYREAREEQSVVLRDLIAALENRRIGASNALLKAYARLKD; from the coding sequence ATGTCTTCCAATGAGAAAGCAGTGACCCCCCTCGGGGATTCTGCCTCCCTTTCTGCCACGGGATCATCGGAAAAGGGGACCCACAATGGCCAAATTGCGGTAAACACGGCACCAGCAACGTCGTCTGTTGGAAATACTAGTATAAACATCAATGCAAACGCCACTACACATAGTAACAATACAAATACCCCTGCTAGCACCACCTCAAGtataaagaagaagtcCTCCAGTAAACCGCATCAGACAGAAAACCACGAGGCGTTGTCCGATGCAGTTGCTGCTTCTGGTGTGAATATTCGTGCCGAAGAGGAAGCAATGATTGGCGGATTGTCTATTTCCAAACGGCAAATTGAACAGAATTCGTTCTTGAAATTAGGCCAGTTGGAATGGTTTATGCAAAAGACATTGGAAGAACAAGGCTCAAAAAGTATCATAGTAGACAATGAAGTAGGgaatttgatttctgcATCATGTGAATTTTATATGAGGGAAATAGTAACTGATTTGATAGTAATGATGAGGCACAGAAGACATGCATCCGATGCCGCAGCAAATAAAGCAAAAGGTAACAAATCTTCCAAGGGGTCCAAGCATAGTTCTTCGTTACACTCTGGAATAAATAGTAAATCTGAGATATCCAAAGCTTTGAGAGATTTAGCTGCAAAACATAAGGAACgagaagagaagagaatAAGAAGGAGAGTCCTCCTAGGCTTGGATGAGGAAAAAGTCGAAGAGAATTTAGTCCAAGATCATAAACAAACCAATCTTACAGcttcattgatgatgaatgGCTCAAAAAAGAGTAAGTACTCATGGATGCAGTCATCATCGACCacttcaaattcatcctTCAACTCTCATGGTGATAATGGTATTAGATATAGAGAAGCACGTGAGGAACAGTCCGTAGTACTCAGAGATTTAATAGCGGCccttgaaaacagaagaatTGGTGCTTCAAATGCACTTTTAAAAGCTTATGCACGATTGAAGGACTGA
- a CDS encoding uncharacterized protein (PKUD0C00370; similar to Saccharomyces cerevisiae YOL010W (RCL1); ancestral locus Anc_6.39) has protein sequence MSGSKELTHFTTHENFTTRLVLATLSGKSIKISNIRSDSLNPGLVDSEISFLRLLESVTNGSIIEISYTGTSLIYRPGLITGGSFTHNCPDSKSVSYFIIPMLMLAPFSKKKFSIVFKGLTSKKHEVGLDFIKWGFIPLMQKFGIREVELHTLKRGSYPNGGGEVHLLVNSLIPQPITVHILDIQKISSIRGIAWCTRVSPSVVNRLVDASRSVLRQTGCEVNITTDVWRGENSGKSPGFGLTLFTESKKTPLRYIIDDVAISGETPEDLADDLSYRFLELIENSGCAPRYLLDMAFIFMTIGKEDIGRFIVNKEQIDSELIQLLRDIKLLFNTEFYFQEDDDNDKALIATCKGIGFTNASKKIA, from the coding sequence ATGTCTGGCTCTAAAGAACTCACACATTTTACCACACACGAAAATTTCACCACGAGGCTAGTTTTAGCTACTCTTTCTGGTAAATCTATCAAAATCTCCAATATTCGTTCAGATTCTTTGAATCCTGGTTTGGTGGACTCTGAAATCTCATTCCTTCGGTTGCTTGAATCGGTCACCAATGGTTCCATAATTGAAATCTCATACACGGGTACTTCCTTAATCTACCGTCCAGGTTTAATCACTGGTGGTTCTTTCACACACAACTGTCCCGATTCGAAATCTGTATCGTATTTTATTATCCCAATGTTGATGCTAGCACCTTTCTcgaagaagaaattctCCATTGTTTTTAAAGGATTGACATCTAAGAAACATGAAGTTGGGTTGGATTTCATCAAGTGGGGATTTATACCGTTAATGCAAAAGTTCGGTATAAGGGAAGTTGAATTGCATACATTAAAGAGAGGATCCTATCCAAACGGAGGTGGTGAAGTGCATCTGTTGGtgaattctttgattcCACAGCCAATCACAGTTCATATCTTAGATATccaaaaaatatcatccaTCAGAGGTATTGCGTGGTGTACCCGTGTCTCCCCATCTGTTGTTAACCGTTTGGTTGATGCTTCTAGATCTGTTTTAAGGCAAACAGGATGTGAGGTAAATATAACAACTGATGTTTGGAGAGGGGAAAATTCAGGCAAGTCTCCTGGTTTTGGCCTAACATTGTTTACAGAGTCCAAAAAGACACCTTTACGATATATCATAGACGACGTTGCCATAAGTGGTGAAACACCTGAAGATTTAGCAGATGATCTCTCTTATAGATTTCTCGAGTTAATAGAAAATAGCGGATGTGCACCAAGGTACTTATTGGATATGGCATTTATATTTATGACCATTGGTAAGGAGGATATTGGTAGATTCATCGTGAACAAAGAACAAATAGATTCAGAGCTGATTCAATTGTTGAGAGATATCAAACTACTATTTAACACAGAATTCTACTTccaagaagatgatgataatgacaAGGCGCTCATTGCAACATGCAAAGGTATTGGTTTCACTAACGCATCAAAGAAGATCGCATAA
- a CDS encoding uncharacterized protein (PKUD0C00410; similar to Saccharomyces cerevisiae YDL046W (NPC2); ancestral locus Anc_3.143) — translation MVSPYLPFLAALPITKPIPGDSPIENCDITTHQSLKLRSVDLSPNPPERGANLTITATGWLDDDIVDGAYVDVVVNYGYIRLISQTYDLCEQLPNVDMTCPIERGDYKLTKEVEIPGEVPPGQYTVFARAYNANDEMITCLTGSVNFEALI, via the coding sequence ATGGTCTCTCCTTACCTCCCCTTCCTAGCGGCATTACCAATCACTAAACCTATTCCCGGCGACTCCCCGATTGAAAATTGTGACATCACAACCCACCAATCTCTAAAATTACGCAGTGTTGATCTATCGCCAAACCCGCCTGAACGAGGTGCCAACTTGACCATCACGGCCACCGGCTGGTTGGACGACGACATTGTTGACGGAGCATACGTGGACGTTGTTGTCAACTACGGCTATATCAGACTTATCTCCCAAACCTACGATCTATGTGAACAGCTTCCAAACGTGGACATGACATGTCCAATCGAGAGAGGCGACTACAAGTTGACCAAGGAGGTTGAAATCCCAGGCGAGGTCCCTCCTGGTCAGTATACCGTCTTTGCGAGGGCGTATAACGCCAATGATGAGATGATCACCTGTCTAACCGGTTCGGTCAACTTCGAGGCGCTCATATAG
- a CDS encoding uncharacterized protein (PKUD0C00390; Pfam Domains: Ribonuc_L-PSP(2e-29)) — protein MVQTVTWKDVEQQGNPLLSPAVKSNGHVFTSGCLGTDKNGKIPESLVEQTENAIRNLQKVLETSGSSLDKVLKVLLFISDASFVGEVNKVYGKYFKSKPSRSCVVVGFPNKAVKVEIECVAEFLPLSAKL, from the coding sequence atggtcCAAACAGTGACATGGAAGGATGTTGAGCAGCAGGGCAATCCATTATTATCTCCTGCTGTAAAGAGCAATGGACATGTGTTCACATCTGGATGTTTAGGCACCGacaaaaatggaaagatTCCAGAGAGTCTAGTTGAACAGACTGAAAATGCAATTAGGAATTTACAAAAAGTTTTGGAGACAAGTGGTTCATCGTTAGACAAGGTCCTGAAGGTTTTATTATTTATCAGTGACGCCTCCTTTGTAGGCGAAGTGAACAAGGTTTATGGTAAATATTTCAAGAGCAAGCCAAGTCGTTCctgtgttgttgttggattcCCAAACAAGGCTGTTAAAGTCGAAATTGAATGTGTGGCCGAATTCCTACCATTATCAGCAAAGTTATAG